The following are encoded in a window of Thermococcus sp. MV5 genomic DNA:
- a CDS encoding asparagine synthetase A, with product MNAVQLISRDIESTIKVQTKVIDYMTDFFVKKGFKWLLPVMLSSITDPLWPDPAASKMRAPEIEAYGTKLKLMHSMILHKQFAIAMGLERIFVLSPNIRLEERDRDDGRHAYEFTQIDFEIAYATMDDVMSLIEELIVGLFKEARTWEELDERDLPKVKAPFKRFTMAEIEEEFGDDEKASKDMREPFWITDISREFYDREDPSKPGHFRNYDLILPEGYGEVSSGGEREWEYDVIVRKLKESGLSLEAFRPYLEVAKAGKLKPSAGAGIGVERLVRYLVGAKHIAEVQPFPRVPGIPAVI from the coding sequence ATGAACGCAGTTCAATTAATAAGTAGAGATATTGAAAGCACTATTAAAGTGCAGACAAAAGTAATAGATTACATGACTGATTTTTTTGTTAAAAAGGGTTTCAAATGGCTCTTACCAGTTATGCTAAGCTCCATAACTGATCCTCTATGGCCCGATCCGGCAGCTAGTAAGATGAGGGCTCCAGAGATTGAAGCATATGGAACAAAGTTAAAGCTAATGCACAGCATGATTCTCCATAAACAGTTTGCCATAGCAATGGGCTTGGAGAGAATATTCGTACTTTCTCCAAACATAAGGCTTGAAGAGAGAGATAGGGACGATGGGAGACATGCGTATGAGTTTACTCAAATTGATTTCGAGATAGCTTATGCAACCATGGATGACGTTATGAGTCTTATAGAAGAACTAATAGTAGGACTCTTTAAGGAAGCAAGAACCTGGGAGGAACTTGATGAGAGAGATTTACCCAAAGTTAAGGCACCATTTAAGCGCTTTACCATGGCTGAGATTGAAGAAGAATTTGGTGACGATGAGAAGGCGAGTAAAGATATGAGGGAGCCTTTTTGGATAACGGACATATCTAGAGAATTTTACGATAGAGAGGATCCATCAAAACCGGGACACTTTAGGAACTATGATTTGATATTGCCTGAGGGTTATGGAGAAGTTTCAAGTGGTGGAGAAAGAGAGTGGGAGTATGATGTGATAGTCAGAAAGTTAAAGGAAAGCGGGTTAAGTTTGGAGGCATTTAGGCCTTACCTTGAGGTTGCAAAGGCCGGGAAATTAAAGCCTTCTGCAGGGGCAGGTATTGGCGTGGAAAGGCTTGTCAGGTATTTGGTAGGGGCGAAGCACATAGCGGAGGTTCAACCTTTCCCAAGAGTTCCAGGAATTCCCGCAGTCATTTAA
- a CDS encoding nitroreductase family protein, with the protein MEFFETVKKRRSIREYQDKKVSKAEITKILEAAFYSPSSRNKRPWHFIVVDDRDLIIKLSQTRSALKFLETAPLAIVVCGDETISSAWVFDASIAAEHIQLAATALGLGACWGHVLERQHNKEKSAEEYVRELLGIPKKIRILCVIGIGYPAKEKSEHSKEEIMWERVHLNKFGNAFK; encoded by the coding sequence ATGGAGTTTTTTGAAACAGTCAAAAAACGGAGAAGTATAAGAGAGTATCAAGACAAAAAGGTATCAAAAGCAGAGATCACAAAGATCCTTGAAGCAGCCTTTTACTCCCCAAGCTCACGAAATAAAAGGCCATGGCACTTCATTGTTGTGGACGATAGAGATCTTATAATAAAACTCTCCCAGACTAGGAGTGCCCTTAAGTTTCTTGAAACAGCACCTTTAGCAATAGTTGTTTGCGGGGATGAAACCATAAGTTCGGCATGGGTTTTCGATGCAAGTATTGCGGCAGAACATATACAACTAGCGGCCACGGCATTAGGTTTGGGAGCATGCTGGGGGCATGTCTTAGAGAGACAACACAATAAAGAAAAAAGCGCCGAAGAGTACGTAAGAGAACTTTTGGGAATTCCGAAGAAGATAAGAATCCTGTGTGTAATTGGAATAGGGTACCCTGCAAAAGAAAAATCCGAACATAGTAAAGAAGAGATAATGTGGGAAAGAGTACACCTAAATAAATTTGGAAACGCCTTTAAATGA
- a CDS encoding NAD(P)-binding protein, producing MVKVIINGKEMEVPDDKTLLKILREKGEHIPGMCYDDEIEPYGSCRLCLVETPRGLTTSCTLKPMEGLAIETLNDTIVEMRRTALELMLSDHYGDCIGPCQKGCPAHSDVQGYLALIAMGKYHEAVKLMKEKYILPAVLGRVCPAFCEDECRRNLVEEPLAIRQLKRYAADYDLEHGPWMPEIPPSTGKKVAVVGGGPAGLACAYYLRTMGHDVTIFEAMPKLGGMMRYGIPPYRLPRDVLDKDIATVIGTGIEVKTSCALGKDVTLEELREKYDAVFLGVGAWKSRKMGIEGEDLEGVMHGIEFLRKVNKGEKVELGKRVIVVGGGNTAMDVARTALRLGAEVTIVYRRSREEMPANEREVEEAEEEGVRFMFLTNPVRILGERKVEKVELIKMELGEPDASGRRRPIPIEGSNFTVEADNVILAIGQYCDEEFLKSLGIEAKRGKALVDDVTLQTSIEGVFAGGDLVLGPSTVIESIATGRRAAIMIDLYLKGKLEKAREALLEPSKHIMEIVGDEDLYRVLFDLKPYNHWKDVSEEDYAHVERIPRVKAKLKDAKERVKNFEEVELILSEEEVLKEAQRCMSCGCMEVFRCKLREYATLYDAKQYAFIGEQNRFELDETHPSVVLDNNKCVLCGRCVNLTQEVVGEGILDYTFRGFKTMISPPVGMKLSDMDGQFIGDMIDVCPTGAISEKLPFVKPGPWKTTPVATVCNGCGLACEMNIEVYEDMLVRASSKLPSWNNGHLCDICRFEKPWAEGLTQPLLNGKPVSWEEAKKFIDENNFALILTPEVTNEEITFFKQFAEKRNIELGAFVKEGISTATLEDIIKAKKVLLKADIKKFPVLKILLKDKELVEENYEVAILEAPAEPLTVPTLILHEGVNEVGLLKAGVKGIPKSSAYVVIGKPREDLNGETLVIPAGLWAEKDGTIINSFNMKLKVKKARGGFTPVELFT from the coding sequence ATGGTGAAAGTTATAATTAACGGCAAGGAGATGGAAGTTCCTGATGATAAAACCCTCCTTAAGATTCTTAGGGAAAAAGGCGAGCACATTCCGGGTATGTGTTACGACGATGAAATAGAACCCTATGGCTCTTGCCGCCTCTGCCTTGTCGAAACACCCAGAGGTTTGACAACTTCATGTACTCTTAAGCCTATGGAAGGTCTCGCCATTGAAACACTTAACGACACAATCGTCGAGATGCGGAGAACCGCTCTTGAACTTATGCTCTCCGACCACTATGGCGATTGTATCGGACCCTGCCAGAAGGGATGTCCTGCCCACAGTGATGTTCAAGGTTATTTAGCTTTGATAGCTATGGGTAAGTACCATGAAGCTGTGAAGCTCATGAAAGAAAAGTATATCCTCCCCGCAGTCCTTGGAAGGGTTTGTCCCGCTTTTTGTGAGGATGAGTGCAGGCGCAATCTGGTTGAAGAACCCCTCGCGATAAGGCAGCTAAAGAGGTATGCAGCAGATTATGACTTGGAGCACGGGCCGTGGATGCCAGAAATCCCGCCTTCAACGGGTAAGAAAGTGGCTGTTGTTGGGGGAGGACCAGCCGGATTAGCCTGTGCCTACTATTTGAGGACAATGGGACATGATGTGACTATCTTTGAGGCTATGCCTAAGCTTGGAGGAATGATGCGCTATGGAATTCCTCCTTACAGGCTTCCAAGAGATGTTTTGGATAAAGACATAGCCACGGTAATAGGCACTGGCATAGAGGTCAAGACCAGCTGTGCCCTTGGTAAAGACGTCACATTGGAGGAGCTTAGAGAAAAATATGATGCGGTCTTTTTGGGTGTTGGAGCTTGGAAGAGCAGAAAGATGGGCATTGAAGGCGAAGATTTGGAGGGAGTCATGCACGGCATAGAGTTCCTTAGAAAGGTCAACAAGGGCGAGAAGGTTGAGCTCGGAAAGAGGGTTATAGTCGTAGGTGGCGGAAATACTGCCATGGACGTGGCAAGAACAGCTCTAAGACTTGGTGCCGAAGTTACTATCGTTTACAGGCGTTCAAGGGAAGAGATGCCCGCCAACGAGCGCGAGGTGGAAGAGGCCGAGGAAGAGGGCGTTAGATTCATGTTCCTCACAAATCCAGTCAGGATACTGGGGGAAAGAAAAGTCGAGAAGGTAGAGCTAATTAAAATGGAGCTTGGAGAACCTGATGCAAGCGGAAGGAGAAGACCTATACCAATAGAAGGCTCAAACTTTACGGTTGAGGCGGACAATGTGATTTTAGCCATCGGACAGTACTGCGATGAGGAGTTCTTGAAGAGTTTGGGAATTGAGGCAAAGAGAGGCAAAGCTTTGGTGGACGATGTAACGCTTCAAACAAGCATTGAAGGTGTCTTTGCGGGTGGCGATCTCGTTTTGGGCCCTTCAACAGTGATAGAATCCATAGCCACTGGAAGAAGAGCGGCAATAATGATAGACCTCTACCTCAAAGGTAAGCTCGAAAAGGCCAGAGAAGCTCTTTTGGAGCCATCAAAGCACATAATGGAGATTGTGGGCGATGAGGACTTGTACAGAGTACTCTTCGACTTAAAACCATACAACCACTGGAAAGATGTTAGTGAAGAGGATTACGCACACGTGGAGCGGATTCCAAGGGTTAAGGCCAAGCTTAAAGATGCTAAAGAGAGAGTTAAGAACTTTGAGGAAGTTGAACTCATACTGAGCGAAGAGGAAGTGCTTAAAGAGGCTCAGAGATGCATGTCCTGTGGATGTATGGAGGTCTTTAGGTGTAAGCTCAGGGAGTATGCAACGCTCTATGATGCCAAGCAATATGCATTCATTGGCGAACAGAACCGCTTTGAGCTCGATGAAACCCATCCAAGCGTTGTCTTGGACAACAACAAGTGTGTTTTGTGCGGGAGATGCGTTAATTTAACCCAAGAAGTGGTTGGCGAAGGCATTCTGGACTATACTTTTAGAGGCTTTAAGACCATGATTTCACCTCCGGTGGGCATGAAGCTTTCGGACATGGATGGTCAATTTATTGGTGACATGATAGATGTTTGTCCGACTGGAGCTATCAGCGAAAAGCTTCCATTTGTTAAGCCCGGTCCATGGAAAACCACGCCGGTGGCAACGGTGTGCAACGGCTGTGGCTTAGCTTGTGAGATGAACATTGAAGTGTATGAGGACATGCTCGTGAGGGCATCATCAAAACTCCCCTCATGGAACAATGGACATTTGTGTGACATCTGCCGATTTGAGAAGCCTTGGGCCGAAGGGCTAACTCAACCACTCCTCAACGGCAAGCCAGTGAGCTGGGAAGAAGCTAAAAAGTTCATAGATGAGAATAATTTTGCTCTAATCCTCACCCCCGAAGTTACAAACGAGGAGATTACGTTCTTTAAGCAGTTTGCAGAGAAGAGAAACATCGAACTTGGGGCATTTGTTAAAGAGGGCATTTCAACAGCAACACTTGAAGACATCATAAAGGCCAAAAAGGTGCTTCTAAAGGCAGACATCAAAAAGTTCCCTGTCCTCAAGATACTCCTAAAAGATAAGGAACTTGTGGAGGAGAACTATGAAGTCGCAATACTTGAAGCACCCGCTGAGCCACTTACCGTTCCAACACTTATTCTACACGAAGGCGTCAATGAGGTTGGCCTCCTAAAGGCCGGGGTTAAAGGCATTCCCAAAAGTAGTGCTTATGTAGTTATAGGAAAACCAAGAGAAGATCTTAATGGTGAGACCTTGGTCATACCGGCCGGTCTATGGGCAGAAAAAGATGGAACAATTATCAATAGTTTCAACATGAAGCTGAAGGTCAAAAAGGCAAGAGGAGGTTTCACTCCAGTTGAACTCTTCACATAA
- the nuoF gene encoding NADH-quinone oxidoreductase subunit NuoF, translated as MIKAIAVGMNSCGIAAGAKETYEAIKKELKERGIDIPLKVVGCVGMCYREPLVDIITENEIITYGHVTPKKVLKIIDEHVINGKPIEEWIVKKDWYENGIRKTWDIDGYFAKQKKIVLENSGYIDPENIDEYIQAGGYEALKKALQMKPEEIIDVITKSGLRGRGGAGFPTGLKWKFARQAKGDEKYIICNADEGDPGAFMDRNVLEGDPHRVIEGMLIGAYAIGATKGFIYVRAEYPLAIRRLKIALKQAKERGFLGENILGSGFSFDIKIKEGAGAFVCGEETALIASIEGKRGMPRPRPPYPAQKGLWGKPTNINNVETWANVPWIIKHGWEEYAKLGTEKSKGTKVFALAGKIARGGNVEVPMGMTLREILYEIGGGTKTGKKIKAVQLGGPSGGCIPEYLFDTPVDYESVNATGAIMGSGGMVVMDEDTCMVDVAKFFLDFTVKESCGKCTFCRLGTKRMWEILDKITNGEGTLEDIEVLEKLAPQVKTGSLCGLGQTAPNPVLTTLRYFKDEYLAHVEKKMCPAKVCKPLIKYVIIAENCTGCTACAIMCPTKAISGERGKPHVINQAECIKCGTCYDVCRFNAIKIMDAHKGD; from the coding sequence ATGATTAAAGCCATAGCTGTTGGAATGAACTCCTGTGGAATAGCAGCGGGTGCTAAAGAAACTTATGAGGCCATTAAGAAGGAGCTGAAAGAGAGAGGCATTGATATCCCATTAAAAGTCGTTGGCTGCGTTGGAATGTGTTATAGAGAGCCACTCGTAGATATAATAACCGAGAATGAAATCATCACCTACGGCCACGTTACCCCCAAAAAAGTGTTGAAAATTATTGATGAACACGTTATTAATGGGAAACCTATCGAAGAATGGATAGTGAAGAAGGACTGGTATGAAAACGGCATAAGAAAAACATGGGATATCGATGGCTACTTCGCAAAGCAGAAAAAGATAGTTCTAGAAAACAGTGGTTATATAGACCCTGAGAACATTGATGAGTACATTCAAGCTGGGGGCTATGAGGCCCTCAAAAAGGCTCTCCAAATGAAGCCCGAGGAGATAATCGATGTAATCACGAAGTCTGGCCTTAGAGGAAGAGGAGGAGCTGGCTTCCCAACGGGGCTTAAATGGAAGTTTGCAAGGCAGGCAAAAGGGGATGAAAAATACATAATTTGTAATGCTGATGAAGGAGACCCCGGAGCATTCATGGATAGGAACGTCCTCGAAGGCGATCCCCATCGTGTCATAGAGGGAATGTTAATTGGAGCCTATGCTATAGGGGCTACCAAAGGCTTCATCTATGTGAGAGCTGAGTATCCCCTTGCAATAAGAAGGCTTAAGATAGCCCTAAAGCAGGCAAAGGAGAGAGGCTTTTTAGGGGAAAATATACTAGGAAGCGGCTTCTCCTTTGATATAAAGATTAAGGAAGGTGCTGGAGCTTTCGTTTGTGGAGAAGAGACGGCTTTGATAGCTTCCATTGAAGGTAAGAGAGGAATGCCTAGGCCAAGGCCGCCTTATCCAGCTCAAAAAGGTCTTTGGGGCAAGCCCACAAACATAAATAACGTTGAGACGTGGGCAAACGTTCCGTGGATAATAAAGCACGGCTGGGAAGAGTATGCAAAGCTTGGAACCGAAAAGAGTAAGGGTACTAAGGTCTTCGCTTTGGCCGGAAAAATAGCTAGGGGTGGAAACGTCGAGGTTCCAATGGGAATGACTTTGAGGGAAATACTCTATGAGATTGGTGGTGGAACTAAAACTGGCAAAAAGATTAAGGCAGTTCAATTAGGAGGTCCTTCTGGGGGTTGTATTCCAGAATATCTATTTGACACGCCCGTTGATTACGAGTCCGTCAACGCCACAGGTGCTATCATGGGGAGCGGTGGAATGGTCGTTATGGACGAAGATACCTGTATGGTCGATGTCGCCAAGTTTTTCCTAGACTTCACCGTCAAGGAATCGTGCGGAAAGTGTACTTTCTGCCGCTTAGGGACTAAGAGAATGTGGGAAATTCTGGACAAGATAACCAATGGAGAAGGGACCCTTGAGGATATAGAAGTGCTCGAAAAGCTCGCACCTCAGGTGAAGACTGGCTCCCTCTGTGGTCTTGGACAAACCGCTCCAAATCCGGTTTTAACAACTCTTAGATACTTCAAAGATGAATACTTAGCCCATGTTGAGAAAAAGATGTGTCCTGCCAAAGTCTGTAAGCCTCTTATAAAGTACGTCATAATCGCGGAAAACTGTACGGGATGTACAGCATGTGCAATAATGTGTCCAACTAAAGCCATAAGCGGCGAAAGAGGGAAGCCTCACGTGATAAATCAGGCAGAGTGCATAAAATGCGGAACTTGCTATGATGTTTGTAGATTCAACGCCATAAAAATAATGGACGCTCATAAGGGTGATTAA
- the nuoE gene encoding NADH-quinone oxidoreductase subunit NuoE yields MEAPFGYIYEHEKSPSSLIPLLQKTQEKFGYLPKEALKEISIHLGVPLSRVYGVATFYAQFRFEPLGKYVIKICHGTACHVNGAVNISQAIKEEFGIEEGQTTEDGLVTLERVACLGCCSLAPVIMINEKVYGKLTPDKVRKLMKKLKKGELDD; encoded by the coding sequence ATGGAAGCCCCTTTTGGTTATATCTATGAACATGAAAAAAGCCCAAGTTCTTTGATCCCACTGCTACAGAAAACCCAAGAAAAATTTGGTTATCTGCCGAAAGAAGCCCTTAAAGAGATTTCTATCCATCTTGGTGTTCCTTTAAGCAGGGTTTACGGTGTAGCCACTTTCTACGCGCAGTTCCGCTTTGAGCCTCTTGGAAAGTATGTCATAAAAATATGCCATGGGACTGCGTGTCACGTAAACGGTGCTGTGAACATTTCTCAAGCCATTAAAGAAGAGTTTGGCATTGAAGAAGGCCAAACAACAGAGGACGGTCTGGTTACACTTGAAAGGGTTGCCTGTCTCGGCTGCTGTAGCCTAGCACCGGTTATAATGATAAATGAGAAAGTTTACGGAAAGCTTACACCAGATAAAGTTAGGAAGCTTATGAAAAAGCTCAAAAAAGGTGAGCTAGATGATTAA
- the shyB gene encoding NAD(P)-dependent hydrogenase/sulfhydrogenase 2 subunit beta — translation MRYVKLPQENFEEFFNSLKKWGIVYAPVKKENIYSFQKVQDVSEIALDYTRTMLPPKKFFVRPKDEMLKLKEGHWEEANGTEPIVLFGVHSCDIHGLEILDKVYLGDPVDPYYKKRRENSIIIGISCMPDEYCFCKSLGTNFAMHGFDLFLHELPDGWLVRVGSVKGHEIAWGNEELFEELTEEDMKNFREFEEKRANSFQKHLNKEGLEDMLDLAYNSPVWKRYERICLGCGNCNMVCPTCRCYEVCDLWMNAYEAVRVRRYDSCFMESHGLVAGGHNFRPTRLDRFRHRYYCKSYFDPSAGFNCVGCGRCDEFCPAKIEHVKVLDEVREGLQ, via the coding sequence TTGCGGTATGTAAAGTTACCTCAGGAAAATTTTGAGGAATTCTTCAATTCGCTGAAGAAATGGGGCATCGTCTATGCTCCAGTAAAAAAAGAAAATATCTACTCATTCCAAAAAGTTCAAGATGTTTCGGAAATAGCCTTGGATTACACAAGGACAATGCTTCCACCGAAAAAGTTCTTCGTAAGGCCAAAAGATGAGATGCTTAAGCTTAAAGAGGGCCATTGGGAAGAGGCTAATGGCACAGAGCCTATAGTTCTCTTTGGGGTTCATTCTTGCGATATACACGGGCTAGAAATTTTGGACAAAGTTTATTTGGGTGATCCAGTGGACCCGTACTACAAAAAAAGACGGGAGAATTCAATAATAATAGGTATAAGCTGTATGCCAGATGAATACTGTTTTTGCAAAAGCTTAGGCACAAACTTTGCCATGCACGGGTTCGATTTGTTTTTACATGAACTTCCCGATGGCTGGCTTGTCAGAGTTGGGAGTGTAAAGGGACATGAGATTGCATGGGGAAATGAAGAGCTCTTTGAGGAACTAACTGAAGAAGACATGAAGAATTTTAGAGAATTTGAGGAAAAAAGAGCTAATTCGTTCCAGAAACACCTTAACAAAGAGGGACTTGAAGACATGCTTGACCTAGCGTACAACAGCCCTGTGTGGAAGAGATACGAGAGAATTTGTCTTGGCTGTGGGAACTGTAACATGGTTTGTCCGACATGCAGGTGTTACGAAGTCTGTGACCTCTGGATGAATGCATATGAAGCAGTAAGAGTTAGACGTTACGATTCCTGTTTCATGGAGAGTCATGGTTTAGTGGCAGGAGGGCATAATTTCAGACCAACTCGCTTAGATCGCTTTAGACATCGTTACTACTGTAAGAGTTACTTTGATCCATCTGCGGGCTTTAATTGCGTTGGTTGTGGACGATGTGATGAATTCTGCCCAGCAAAGATAGAACACGTTAAAGTTCTTGATGAAGTAAGGGAGGGATTGCAATGA
- the shyC gene encoding NAD(P)-dependent hydrogenase/sulfhydrogenase 2 subunit gamma codes for MTFQTHDARILEVKELTSREKLFTLRFVDPEINRKFKYKPGQFVVVDIRGFGEFPISLCSTPTREGYFQLCVRRVGRMTKYMHNLKEGDIVGIRGPYGNGFPMEKMEGSTLILVAGGLGMAPLRSVLWYALDSGKYEKIYLFYGTKAYEDILFRDEVIHLLKHGEDMNCHVKLAYEVESPSCIYLEKGYSPRVCKGVVTDLFRGENFDVENTYALICGPPVMYKFVIKELLDRKLSPGRIYMTLERRMRCGVGKCGHCIVGTSTSIKYVCKDGPVFTYWDALSTRGLI; via the coding sequence ATGACCTTCCAAACACATGATGCAAGGATTTTAGAGGTAAAAGAACTAACTTCAAGAGAGAAACTCTTCACCCTCCGTTTTGTTGATCCTGAGATTAACAGGAAGTTCAAATATAAGCCGGGTCAATTTGTAGTGGTTGACATCAGAGGATTTGGAGAGTTCCCAATAAGTCTTTGTTCAACTCCCACAAGAGAAGGCTATTTCCAGCTTTGTGTTAGACGAGTAGGGAGAATGACCAAATACATGCACAATTTGAAAGAGGGAGATATAGTTGGAATAAGAGGTCCATATGGTAACGGGTTCCCAATGGAGAAAATGGAAGGAAGCACGTTAATCTTAGTAGCAGGCGGTCTAGGAATGGCACCACTAAGGTCAGTACTTTGGTATGCCCTTGATAGTGGAAAATATGAAAAGATATATCTGTTCTATGGTACTAAGGCCTACGAGGATATTCTCTTTAGAGACGAGGTAATTCATCTGCTGAAACATGGGGAGGACATGAACTGTCACGTGAAACTTGCCTATGAAGTGGAAAGTCCCTCATGTATATATCTAGAGAAGGGCTACTCACCAAGAGTTTGTAAGGGAGTTGTCACGGATCTCTTTAGAGGAGAAAACTTTGATGTAGAAAACACATATGCCTTGATATGTGGTCCTCCAGTGATGTATAAGTTCGTTATCAAGGAGCTCTTAGACAGAAAGCTATCTCCAGGGAGAATTTACATGACCCTTGAAAGAAGAATGCGGTGTGGAGTTGGAAAATGCGGGCACTGCATCGTTGGAACAAGCACCTCAATTAAGTACGTGTGCAAAGATGGTCCTGTATTCACGTATTGGGATGCACTTTCAACAAGGGGGCTGATATGA
- the shyD gene encoding NAD(P)-dependent hydrogenase/sulfhydrogenase 2 subunit delta: MMLKLGVFELTDCGGCALNLLFLYERLFDLLEFYEIKEFHMASSFKEHDTLDVALVTGTVSTQRDLNLLHYARNHSKYLIALGTCATHGDVQASVEGKIREKLEKVYGTKANPMRALDSTPIVQHVAVDYALPGCPYDKDEIYQILMNLAKGVEPPTKDYPVCIECKLNEYECVLIKRGIPCLGPITLGGCNAVCIKSKVGCIGCRGPLPKEANPASEFEILKELGYDEEYIRRKFKTFARGELRW, from the coding sequence ATGATGCTCAAATTGGGTGTTTTTGAGCTGACTGATTGTGGTGGATGTGCATTGAATCTCCTCTTCCTCTATGAAAGACTCTTTGACCTGCTTGAGTTCTATGAAATAAAAGAGTTCCACATGGCATCGAGCTTTAAAGAGCATGACACTTTGGATGTTGCCTTGGTTACGGGAACCGTCTCTACTCAGAGAGATTTAAACCTCCTCCATTATGCAAGGAACCATTCTAAATACCTCATTGCATTAGGAACATGTGCTACCCATGGAGATGTTCAGGCTAGTGTTGAAGGAAAAATAAGAGAGAAACTTGAGAAAGTTTATGGGACTAAAGCAAACCCGATGAGAGCCTTAGACTCAACTCCAATTGTTCAGCATGTTGCGGTAGATTATGCACTACCAGGTTGTCCTTATGATAAGGATGAGATTTACCAAATTCTCATGAATCTGGCTAAGGGCGTTGAGCCACCAACAAAGGATTATCCTGTATGTATAGAGTGTAAACTGAATGAATACGAATGTGTCCTTATAAAAAGAGGTATTCCTTGTCTGGGGCCCATAACTCTCGGAGGTTGCAATGCGGTGTGCATAAAGTCCAAAGTGGGTTGCATTGGTTGTAGAGGACCACTACCCAAAGAAGCAAATCCAGCAAGTGAATTTGAGATTCTAAAGGAGCTCGGTTATGATGAAGAATACATTCGCAGAAAGTTTAAGACTTTTGCAAGGGGTGAGCTCAGATGGTAA
- the shyA gene encoding NAD(P)-dependent hydrogenase/sulfhydrogenase 2 subunit alpha, with translation MVSIEIDAFTRVEGNGGAEVIIENGEVKDVKVKIFEGPRFFELLTLGRYYWDVPDLEARICAICYLSHSVASVLGIERAFGVKVSKEIELLRELGLLGELLESNALHLYLLVAPDLFGYPDAIRMASKHGEIVKEGLAIKAFGNYIREIIGGREIHGINIKPGGFGRYPTVEELERMERQSEALLRLARRGVGIFAGQETLGAKPVHYVVVNGYLYGDKLIASDKDTFDYFERIEEEALSYSFAKQSRYKGEIFMVGALPRVLLKSEMLTPTAKHLYEEYKEKLAQGYVSLNNLAQAIELVYALERTKEITRELLDKGINGENVPIEPQEGEGIGYVEAPRGVLIHHYKINEDGNIAYSNIITPTAFNHAIMELSLYEEAKRRYGTSDESAFLQKLEETVRAFDPCISCSVHVVRL, from the coding sequence ATGGTAAGCATTGAAATAGATGCATTCACAAGGGTTGAAGGGAACGGAGGAGCAGAAGTCATCATTGAAAATGGGGAAGTAAAAGACGTCAAAGTTAAAATATTTGAGGGGCCGAGGTTCTTTGAACTTCTTACCCTAGGAAGATACTACTGGGATGTGCCAGATTTGGAAGCAAGAATATGTGCGATTTGTTATCTTTCACATTCCGTTGCTTCAGTGCTTGGCATAGAGAGGGCTTTTGGCGTCAAGGTTTCAAAAGAGATAGAACTTTTGAGGGAACTTGGACTTCTTGGGGAGCTTTTGGAGAGTAATGCCCTGCATCTATACTTACTAGTAGCTCCTGATCTTTTTGGATATCCTGATGCAATACGAATGGCAAGTAAACATGGAGAAATTGTCAAAGAAGGGCTGGCAATTAAGGCCTTTGGTAATTATATCCGGGAAATCATTGGTGGAAGAGAGATACATGGCATTAACATCAAGCCAGGGGGATTTGGAAGATATCCTACTGTAGAGGAATTAGAAAGAATGGAAAGGCAAAGTGAGGCCTTATTAAGGCTTGCAAGAAGAGGAGTGGGAATATTCGCTGGTCAAGAAACACTCGGGGCTAAACCCGTGCATTATGTTGTAGTCAATGGGTATCTGTATGGAGATAAGCTCATAGCATCAGATAAAGACACCTTTGATTACTTTGAACGCATTGAGGAAGAGGCCTTGTCGTATAGTTTTGCAAAGCAGAGTAGGTACAAAGGCGAAATTTTCATGGTGGGTGCACTCCCAAGAGTCCTACTAAAGTCAGAAATGTTGACTCCAACGGCAAAACACCTCTATGAAGAGTATAAAGAGAAACTTGCTCAGGGTTATGTAAGCTTAAATAACCTGGCTCAGGCAATTGAACTTGTTTATGCACTGGAAAGAACCAAGGAGATAACTAGAGAACTCTTGGACAAAGGTATCAATGGGGAAAACGTACCCATTGAGCCTCAAGAAGGAGAGGGGATTGGCTACGTTGAAGCACCTAGGGGGGTTCTGATACACCATTATAAAATTAATGAAGATGGAAACATTGCATATTCAAATATTATTACTCCTACGGCATTTAACCACGCTATAATGGAGCTCAGCCTCTATGAAGAAGCCAAAAGAAGGTATGGAACTTCAGATGAAAGTGCATTTTTGCAGAAATTGGAGGAAACAGTAAGAGCTTTTGACCCATGTATTTCCTGTTCTGTGCACGTTGTTAGACTTTAG